A genomic region of Streptomyces sp. NBC_00247 contains the following coding sequences:
- a CDS encoding MFS transporter produces MPGRNAAESAPRAATTPSSGSGTRPEPPSAEGSAHGPGPASAAGPASERGSGRSRWVVLVVLCLSLLLVALDSTVLHVAVPAVTEDLRPGPVALLWIVDAYPLVCASLLILFGTLGDRVGRRRVLLCGYALFGAASVLAAFAGSPGTLVAARALLGVGGAMIMPATLSILRQVFPDRRERAVAIGVWTAVAAVGAATGPVIGGFLVEHYWWGSVFLINVPLMALVLPAGRRLLPESRGSGEGPWDVLGALMAAVGVLGAVLGIKRMGAGEGLVDPASLVPLVAGVLFLVLFVRRQRRRTHPLIDIGMFTRPAFSTAVGCIVLAMLALVGLELVAVQYLQLVLDLSPLRTGLRLLPLTFAAMAAGATGTYTLRRLGPRRMVGLGFVLTAASVLLLTLMGGHDRPALLTAGFVTLGYGLQTTLFGAYESMLNDVPADRAGGAAAIGETSYQLGAGLGIALLGSVMNAAYAPGLSALHKEGVPAAAGSAASHSLGEAYQVADRLGGPAGGLVRSTARHAFVHGLHLTLLVSAGLLLLGALAALRLPRSMECAPDPCGTGVEPRIAGPRTAAHQERSGLPPGREVPAARRRPAEVSGSGRAPR; encoded by the coding sequence ATGCCCGGGAGGAACGCGGCCGAAAGCGCCCCGCGCGCGGCCACCACCCCGAGTTCCGGCTCCGGTACGCGCCCGGAACCCCCCTCCGCGGAGGGTTCCGCCCACGGTCCGGGTCCCGCCTCCGCGGCGGGTCCCGCCTCCGAGAGGGGTTCCGGCAGGAGCCGCTGGGTCGTCCTCGTGGTCCTGTGCCTCAGCCTGCTGCTCGTCGCGCTGGACTCGACCGTGCTGCACGTCGCCGTTCCGGCCGTCACCGAGGACCTGCGGCCCGGGCCGGTCGCCCTGCTGTGGATCGTGGACGCCTACCCGCTGGTCTGCGCCTCGCTGCTGATCCTCTTCGGCACCCTCGGTGACCGGGTCGGCAGACGGCGGGTGCTGCTCTGCGGATACGCGCTCTTCGGCGCCGCCTCCGTACTCGCCGCTTTCGCGGGCAGTCCCGGGACACTCGTCGCGGCCCGGGCCCTGCTGGGGGTCGGCGGCGCGATGATCATGCCGGCCACCCTGTCGATCCTGCGCCAGGTCTTCCCCGACCGCCGGGAGCGTGCCGTCGCCATCGGAGTCTGGACGGCGGTCGCCGCCGTCGGCGCGGCCACCGGACCGGTCATCGGCGGCTTTCTCGTCGAGCACTACTGGTGGGGATCGGTCTTCCTGATCAACGTTCCGCTGATGGCGCTGGTACTCCCGGCCGGGCGCCGGCTGCTGCCCGAGTCGCGAGGCTCGGGCGAAGGCCCGTGGGACGTGCTCGGCGCGCTGATGGCCGCCGTCGGCGTGCTCGGCGCCGTACTGGGCATCAAGCGGATGGGCGCGGGAGAGGGCCTCGTCGATCCGGCCTCGCTCGTCCCGCTGGTGGCCGGCGTGCTCTTCCTCGTCCTGTTCGTCCGCCGTCAGCGGCGGCGCACGCATCCGCTGATCGACATCGGCATGTTCACCCGCCCCGCCTTCTCCACGGCGGTCGGCTGCATCGTCCTCGCCATGCTGGCCCTGGTCGGCCTCGAACTCGTCGCCGTCCAGTACCTCCAGCTCGTCCTGGACCTGAGCCCGCTCCGGACCGGTCTGCGGCTGCTCCCGCTGACCTTCGCGGCGATGGCCGCCGGGGCCACGGGCACGTACACGCTGCGCCGCCTCGGCCCCCGCAGGATGGTCGGGCTCGGCTTCGTGCTGACGGCCGCCTCGGTACTGCTGCTGACCCTGATGGGCGGCCACGACCGCCCGGCCCTGCTGACCGCCGGCTTCGTGACGCTGGGTTACGGCCTGCAGACCACTCTCTTCGGCGCCTACGAGTCGATGCTGAACGACGTCCCCGCGGACCGCGCGGGCGGTGCGGCGGCGATCGGGGAGACCTCGTACCAGCTCGGCGCGGGTCTCGGCATCGCCCTGCTGGGCAGTGTCATGAACGCCGCCTACGCCCCCGGCCTCTCCGCCCTGCACAAGGAGGGCGTACCGGCCGCCGCGGGCAGCGCCGCCTCGCACAGCCTCGGCGAGGCGTACCAGGTGGCGGACCGGCTCGGCGGCCCGGCCGGGGGACTGGTGCGGTCCACCGCGCGGCACGCGTTCGTGCACGGCCTGCACCTCACCCTGCTGGTCAGCGCCGGACTGCTGCTGCTCGGCGCGCTGGCCGCGCTGCGGCTGCCGCGGTCCATGGAGTGCGCGCCGGATCCGTGCGGCACCGGCGTGGAGCCCCGGATCGCCGGCCCCCGCACGGCGGCCCACCAGGAGCGGTCCGGCCTGCCGCCCGGCCGCGAGGTACCCGCGGCGCGACGCCGGCCGGCCGAGGTCTCCGGCTCTGGACGCGCGCCCCGCTGA
- a CDS encoding FAD/NAD(P)-binding protein: MTPVPTLVVIGAGPRGTGLIERIAANAAELYEGARLDIHLVDPHPAGGGRVWRHDQSPLLWMNSMAQDVTVFTDETVRQEGPVRPGPALDAWAEEVRAGRITVDAEPAVLAEIHALTGQDFPTRRLQSVYLRWFYEESAAALPAGITVHEHRTRALRVTGPRDGRQRVWLEGRAEPLLADLVVLTVGHLDAEPDDEQKELSAFALRHQLVHLPPDFTADTDLGALRPGEPVLVRGFGLAFVDLMVLLTEGRGGRHEGGVYHPSGREPVLYVGSRRGVPYRSKIGYGWEGERPPLPHHLGPERVKELLAAPGPLDFRRDVWPLIARELAHAHYHRLFTAHPERTTVGWEEFQESYEAAEPDSAELAALVARSVPDPADRLDLDLLDRPLSGVTLSDPEALQRALRDHIAADLTRRHDNAYSQDLAVFFGLLSVYVQLIALGDTGDSWQGFFSYIASGPPGPRLEQLLALSRAGVVRFLGADTTVETDEEQGVFRAGSPTVPGARTEARALVEARLPSPSLRHTSSPLLRGLYEDGAAVTENGLLQVSPLDGGIQDRDGTTHPRRFALGPFTTARASGAFTRPRTGGPAFGQNDATARTALTFLRALAGRPVFAN, encoded by the coding sequence ATGACTCCCGTACCCACCCTCGTCGTCATCGGCGCCGGACCTCGCGGCACCGGTCTGATCGAGCGCATCGCGGCCAACGCCGCCGAGCTGTACGAGGGCGCGCGGCTGGACATCCACCTCGTGGACCCCCACCCCGCCGGGGGCGGGCGCGTCTGGCGCCACGACCAGTCCCCGCTGCTCTGGATGAACTCCATGGCCCAGGACGTCACCGTCTTCACCGACGAGACGGTGCGCCAGGAGGGCCCGGTCCGGCCGGGGCCCGCGCTGGACGCCTGGGCCGAGGAGGTCAGAGCGGGCCGCATCACCGTCGACGCCGAACCCGCCGTCCTCGCCGAGATCCACGCCCTGACCGGCCAGGACTTCCCCACCCGCCGGCTCCAGAGCGTCTACCTGCGCTGGTTCTACGAGGAGTCCGCCGCCGCCCTGCCCGCCGGGATCACCGTGCACGAGCACCGCACCCGCGCCCTGCGCGTCACCGGCCCCCGCGACGGCCGGCAGCGGGTCTGGCTGGAGGGGCGCGCCGAACCTCTGCTCGCCGACCTCGTCGTCCTCACGGTCGGCCATCTGGATGCAGAACCGGACGACGAGCAGAAGGAGTTGTCCGCCTTCGCGCTGCGCCACCAACTGGTGCACCTGCCACCCGACTTCACCGCCGACACCGACCTCGGCGCACTCCGTCCGGGCGAGCCCGTCCTCGTCCGGGGCTTCGGACTGGCCTTCGTGGACCTGATGGTGCTCCTCACCGAGGGCCGGGGAGGCCGGCACGAGGGCGGCGTCTACCACCCGTCCGGACGTGAACCCGTCCTGTACGTCGGGTCACGGCGCGGAGTCCCGTACCGCTCGAAGATCGGCTACGGCTGGGAGGGGGAGCGCCCGCCCCTTCCGCACCACCTCGGACCCGAACGTGTCAAGGAACTCCTCGCCGCTCCGGGCCCGTTGGACTTCCGGCGTGACGTCTGGCCGCTCATCGCCCGCGAACTCGCCCACGCCCACTACCACCGGCTCTTCACCGCCCACCCCGAGCGCACCACCGTCGGCTGGGAGGAGTTCCAGGAGAGCTACGAAGCCGCCGAGCCGGACAGCGCCGAACTCGCCGCACTGGTGGCCCGGTCCGTACCCGATCCGGCGGACCGGCTCGACCTGGACCTGCTCGACCGGCCCCTGAGCGGCGTCACCCTCTCCGATCCGGAAGCCCTCCAGCGAGCCCTGCGCGACCACATAGCGGCCGACCTGACGCGACGTCATGACAACGCGTACTCGCAGGATCTGGCCGTGTTCTTCGGACTCCTCTCCGTCTACGTCCAGCTGATCGCCCTCGGGGACACCGGCGACAGCTGGCAGGGGTTCTTCAGCTACATCGCGTCCGGCCCGCCCGGCCCCCGGCTCGAACAGCTGCTCGCCCTCTCCCGTGCCGGAGTCGTCCGCTTCCTCGGCGCCGACACGACCGTCGAGACGGACGAGGAGCAGGGCGTCTTCCGGGCGGGCAGTCCCACCGTCCCCGGCGCGCGCACCGAGGCCCGGGCACTCGTCGAGGCACGCCTCCCGTCACCCTCCCTGCGGCACACCAGCAGCCCGCTCCTGCGCGGACTGTACGAGGACGGGGCGGCCGTCACCGAGAACGGTCTCCTCCAGGTCTCCCCGCTCGACGGCGGGATACAGGACCGCGACGGCACCACCCACCCCCGGCGCTTCGCCCTCGGCCCCTTCACCACGGCACGCGCGTCGGGCGCCTTCACCCGGCCGCGCACCGGAGGCCCCGCGTTCGGCCAGAACGACGCCACCGCCCGTACCGCGCTCACCTTCCTGCGCGCCCTCGCCGGGCGCCCCGTATTCGCCAACTGA
- a CDS encoding ABC transporter substrate-binding protein produces MPRTRHTVAFALITAATLALAGCGTGDPATAQAAGTAAADTPKNDVVSTVKKDDAAAALLPADVRSAGTLRIASAAGAPPGAFYEADGKTLSGADVDFADAVARKLGLKLHREVASFEAILPALGSGKYDLGTGNFGVTDERRATIDFVTYINDGQGFAVREDSKLKEVTDLTQLCGLKVATGAGTTFEVTLEKNKGLCSAAGEKPYTVQTFADPTSIWIGLQQGRIDVVMSTINGLRYAVTQQKDVRFLNEFKRLDVGFAFKKGTPLAPAFQAAVNSLKKDGTYDRILEKWGTTESAIETSQISPPEIK; encoded by the coding sequence ATGCCCCGTACCCGGCACACCGTCGCCTTCGCCCTGATCACCGCCGCCACCCTCGCGCTCGCCGGGTGCGGGACGGGCGACCCCGCCACGGCGCAGGCGGCCGGCACCGCCGCCGCGGACACCCCGAAGAACGACGTGGTGTCCACTGTGAAGAAGGACGACGCGGCGGCGGCCCTGCTGCCCGCCGACGTCCGCTCGGCGGGAACGCTGAGAATCGCCAGCGCCGCGGGCGCACCGCCGGGAGCGTTCTACGAGGCGGACGGCAAGACCCTGTCCGGAGCGGACGTCGACTTCGCCGACGCGGTGGCCCGCAAGCTCGGCCTGAAGCTCCACCGCGAGGTGGCCTCCTTCGAGGCGATCCTGCCCGCGCTCGGCAGCGGCAAGTACGACCTGGGCACCGGCAACTTCGGCGTCACCGACGAACGGCGCGCGACGATCGACTTCGTCACGTACATCAATGACGGCCAGGGCTTCGCCGTACGCGAGGACAGCAAGCTGAAGGAGGTCACCGACCTCACCCAGCTGTGCGGGCTGAAGGTCGCCACGGGGGCGGGGACGACCTTCGAGGTGACGCTGGAGAAGAACAAGGGGCTGTGCTCCGCGGCGGGCGAGAAGCCCTACACCGTGCAGACCTTCGCCGATCCGACCTCGATCTGGATCGGCCTCCAGCAGGGCCGGATCGACGTGGTGATGTCGACCATCAACGGGCTGCGCTACGCGGTGACCCAGCAGAAGGACGTCCGCTTCCTCAACGAGTTCAAGCGGCTCGACGTCGGCTTCGCCTTCAAGAAGGGCACCCCGCTGGCCCCCGCCTTCCAGGCAGCGGTGAACAGCCTCAAGAAGGACGGCACCTACGACCGCATCCTGGAGAAGTGGGGCACCACCGAGTCGGCGATCGAGACCTCGCAGATCTCGCCGCCCGAGATCAAGTGA
- a CDS encoding DUF5685 family protein → MFGIVRPCTHRLSEGLKAEWMAHLCGLCLALRSDHGQFARIVTNYDGLIVSVLTEAQTGRVAGGRRTAGPCPLRAMRTAPVARGEGARLAAAVSLVLASAKVRDHVADRDGLLAHRPVAAAARRVAAGWDRAGARSGAALGFDTSVLVDAVDRQAGIEALAVTGTGLLFVTEPTETATAAAFAHTAVLAGRPGNAAPLAEAGRLFGRLAHLLDAVEDQRADAEAGAWNPLTVTGTPLAEARRLCDDAVRGVRLALADTEFSDGKLVHVLLVHELRRAVDRAFATDSCAHRGAYGPPPGNPYAPGGPHAPGGPAAPPPEPPPRDRRGLIAGCLVWAGLACTCQMCCGTYDGPWSRQRREGLCNDPGDCCDCCDCCSNCSDSCSNCGDGCCCDCGCDC, encoded by the coding sequence GTGTTCGGAATCGTCAGGCCGTGTACGCACCGGCTGAGCGAAGGGCTCAAGGCCGAGTGGATGGCCCATCTCTGCGGGCTCTGCCTCGCACTCCGCTCCGATCACGGGCAGTTCGCCCGGATCGTGACGAACTATGACGGCCTGATCGTCTCGGTCCTGACGGAGGCTCAGACCGGCCGCGTCGCGGGCGGAAGACGCACCGCCGGTCCCTGTCCACTGCGCGCCATGCGGACCGCTCCCGTCGCCAGGGGTGAGGGTGCCAGGCTTGCCGCCGCGGTCTCCCTGGTGCTCGCCTCCGCCAAGGTGCGCGACCATGTCGCGGACCGGGACGGGCTGCTGGCGCACCGTCCGGTCGCCGCCGCCGCCCGCCGGGTCGCCGCGGGCTGGGACCGGGCCGGGGCCCGCAGCGGCGCGGCCCTCGGCTTCGACACCTCGGTCCTGGTGGACGCGGTGGACCGGCAGGCCGGGATCGAGGCGCTGGCCGTGACGGGCACCGGGCTGCTCTTCGTCACCGAACCCACCGAGACGGCCACCGCCGCCGCCTTCGCGCACACCGCGGTCCTCGCCGGCCGGCCGGGCAACGCGGCCCCGCTCGCCGAGGCGGGACGGCTCTTCGGCCGGCTGGCGCACCTGCTGGACGCCGTGGAGGACCAGCGGGCCGACGCCGAGGCCGGGGCGTGGAACCCGCTCACCGTCACCGGGACCCCGCTCGCCGAGGCCCGACGGCTCTGCGACGACGCCGTGCGGGGGGTCCGTCTGGCGCTCGCCGACACGGAGTTCAGCGACGGCAAGCTGGTGCACGTGCTGCTGGTGCACGAACTGCGCCGCGCGGTGGACCGGGCCTTCGCGACCGACTCCTGCGCGCACCGGGGGGCGTACGGGCCGCCTCCCGGCAACCCGTACGCCCCCGGTGGTCCGCACGCCCCCGGTGGTCCGGCGGCACCGCCGCCCGAGCCGCCTCCCCGTGACCGGCGCGGGCTCATCGCCGGCTGCCTGGTCTGGGCCGGACTCGCCTGCACCTGCCAGATGTGCTGCGGCACCTACGACGGCCCCTGGTCGCGGCAGCGGCGCGAGGGGCTCTGCAACGACCCCGGGGACTGCTGCGACTGCTGCGACTGCTGCTCGAACTGCTCCGACTCCTGCTCCAACTGCGGCGACGGGTGCTGCTGCGACTGCGGTTGCGACTGCTGA
- a CDS encoding amino acid ABC transporter permease has protein sequence MSAQTESLTSVSLSSDPKSAADPPRSERAGTDVVPRIVPVRRTGQWVAAAVVLVLLGLVLVSVVRNDAFQWDVVGQYFTTDSVLRGLGLTLWLTAVVMVLGFALGTLLAVMRLSGNRVLRATSWGYVWLFRSTPILVQLLFWFNIGALYPEILGVNTVNLLGPVTVAVVGLTLHEAAYAAEVVRGGILSVERGQLEAAQSLGLGPWRRFRRIVLPQAMRSIVPPAGNMLIGALKGTSIVSIIAVQDLLYSVQLVYHRTYQIIPLLLVATIWYVVVTSLLSIGQHYVERYYARGTADAR, from the coding sequence ATGTCCGCGCAGACAGAATCCCTCACTTCCGTGTCCCTCTCCTCCGACCCGAAATCCGCGGCGGACCCGCCCCGGTCCGAACGCGCCGGCACGGACGTCGTCCCCCGCATCGTCCCGGTGCGCCGCACGGGCCAGTGGGTGGCCGCCGCGGTCGTCCTCGTCCTGCTCGGCCTCGTCCTCGTCTCCGTGGTCCGCAACGACGCCTTCCAATGGGACGTCGTCGGGCAGTACTTCACCACCGACTCGGTGCTGCGGGGGCTCGGTCTGACCCTCTGGCTGACAGCCGTCGTCATGGTGCTCGGCTTCGCGCTGGGAACCCTGCTCGCCGTCATGCGCCTCTCCGGCAACCGCGTACTGCGGGCGACCAGTTGGGGGTACGTCTGGCTCTTCCGGTCCACCCCGATCCTGGTCCAGCTGCTGTTCTGGTTCAACATCGGCGCCCTCTACCCCGAGATCCTCGGGGTCAACACCGTGAATCTGCTGGGCCCCGTCACCGTCGCCGTCGTCGGACTCACCCTGCACGAAGCCGCGTACGCCGCCGAAGTGGTGCGCGGCGGCATCCTCTCCGTGGAACGCGGGCAGTTGGAAGCCGCGCAGTCCCTGGGCCTGGGCCCCTGGCGCCGGTTCCGCCGGATCGTGCTGCCCCAGGCGATGCGGTCCATCGTGCCGCCGGCCGGGAACATGCTGATCGGCGCGCTCAAGGGCACCTCGATCGTCAGCATCATCGCCGTGCAGGACCTGCTCTACTCCGTGCAGCTCGTGTACCACCGCACCTACCAGATCATCCCGTTGCTGCTGGTCGCCACCATCTGGTACGTCGTCGTCACCTCCCTCCTCAGCATCGGCCAGCACTACGTCGAGCGCTACTACGCACGCGGAACGGCGGACGCCCGATGA
- a CDS encoding acyl-CoA dehydrogenase family protein: protein MRSTEHDRPKPPPFDPGDPIGIDDLLGPEDLAIRASVRAWAADRVLPHIAEWYEKGELPVIRELARELGSLGALGMSLKGYGCAGASAVQYGLACLELEAADSGIRSLVSVQGSLAMYAIHRYGSEEQKRQWLPAMAAGEVIGCFGLTEPDHGSDPAGMRTHAKRDGDDWILTGRKMWITNGSVAGVAVVWAQTDEGDAGRGVRGFVVPTDSPGFSAPEIRHKWSLRASVTSELVLDGVRLPADAVLPGVSGLRGPLGCLNHARYGIVWGAMGAARSSFESAVDYARTREQFGRPIGGFQLTQAKLADMAVELHKGILLAHHLGRRMDAGSLRPEQVSFGKLNNVREAIEICRTSRTVLGANGISLEYPVMRHATNLESVLTYEGTVEMHQLVLGKALTGLDAFR from the coding sequence ATGCGGAGCACCGAGCACGACCGTCCGAAGCCGCCCCCCTTCGACCCGGGCGACCCGATCGGCATCGACGACCTCCTCGGCCCCGAGGACCTCGCGATCCGCGCGTCCGTCCGCGCCTGGGCGGCCGACCGGGTTCTGCCGCACATCGCCGAGTGGTACGAGAAGGGCGAACTGCCCGTCATCCGTGAGCTCGCCCGCGAACTGGGTTCGCTCGGGGCGCTGGGGATGTCCCTGAAGGGGTACGGCTGCGCGGGCGCCTCGGCCGTCCAGTACGGCCTCGCCTGCCTGGAGCTGGAAGCCGCCGACTCGGGAATCCGCTCACTCGTCTCCGTACAGGGCTCGCTCGCCATGTACGCGATCCATCGCTACGGCTCCGAGGAGCAGAAGCGGCAGTGGCTGCCCGCCATGGCGGCGGGCGAGGTCATCGGCTGCTTCGGGCTGACCGAGCCCGACCACGGCTCCGACCCCGCCGGGATGCGCACGCACGCGAAGCGCGACGGGGACGACTGGATCCTCACCGGCCGCAAGATGTGGATCACCAACGGCTCGGTCGCCGGGGTCGCCGTCGTCTGGGCGCAGACCGACGAGGGCGACGCGGGACGGGGCGTGAGGGGATTCGTCGTCCCCACGGACAGCCCCGGGTTCTCCGCGCCGGAGATCAGGCACAAGTGGTCGCTGCGCGCCTCCGTCACCAGCGAGCTGGTGCTGGACGGGGTGCGTCTGCCGGCCGACGCGGTGCTGCCGGGCGTGAGCGGGCTGCGCGGCCCGCTCGGCTGCCTGAACCACGCGCGGTACGGGATCGTCTGGGGCGCCATGGGCGCCGCGCGGTCGAGCTTCGAGTCCGCCGTCGACTACGCGCGGACCCGGGAGCAGTTCGGCCGGCCCATCGGAGGCTTCCAGCTCACCCAGGCCAAGCTCGCGGACATGGCGGTGGAGCTCCACAAGGGCATCCTGCTCGCCCACCATCTGGGCCGCCGGATGGACGCGGGCTCGCTCCGCCCGGAACAGGTCAGCTTCGGGAAGCTCAACAACGTGCGGGAGGCGATCGAGATCTGCCGCACCTCGCGCACCGTCCTCGGTGCGAACGGGATCTCGCTGGAGTACCCCGTGATGCGGCATGCGACGAACCTGGAGTCGGTGCTCACGTACGAGGGCACCGTCGAGATGCACCAGCTGGTGCTGGGCAAGGCGCTCACCGGCCTGGACGCCTTCCGGTAG
- a CDS encoding cell division protein SepF, whose product MGSVRKASAWLGLVEDNDERYYDDEYSEGAETGTHGQAWVTDPRVQVASEAAEERERRIATVTPDSFRDARTIGELFREGVPVILNLTAMDPADAKRVVDFAAGLIFGLRGSIDRVATRVFLLTPAHTHVVSGEASGRRTGGFFNQS is encoded by the coding sequence ATGGGATCGGTACGCAAGGCGAGCGCTTGGCTGGGCCTCGTGGAGGACAATGACGAGCGCTACTACGACGACGAGTACTCCGAAGGCGCCGAGACGGGGACGCACGGCCAGGCATGGGTGACCGACCCCCGGGTGCAGGTCGCCTCCGAGGCCGCCGAGGAGCGGGAACGCCGCATCGCCACGGTGACCCCGGACAGCTTCCGGGACGCGCGCACCATCGGCGAGCTGTTCCGGGAAGGCGTCCCGGTGATCCTCAACCTCACGGCCATGGATCCCGCTGACGCCAAGCGCGTGGTGGACTTCGCCGCCGGGCTGATCTTCGGCCTGCGCGGTTCGATCGACCGGGTCGCCACCCGGGTCTTCCTGCTGACCCCTGCCCACACCCACGTGGTCAGCGGCGAGGCCTCCGGCCGCCGGACCGGCGGCTTCTTCAACCAGAGCTGA